A region from the Triticum aestivum cultivar Chinese Spring chromosome 3D, IWGSC CS RefSeq v2.1, whole genome shotgun sequence genome encodes:
- the LOC123076459 gene encoding uncharacterized protein At4g15970-like, producing the protein MAIGKKSKQRNGGVSHSASFLLGALLPTLLLLLLASDRVEERLTGIFISSLGNGSPHQMISHANLSSAEKDMQEERFPGLAELLPKVATDDGTVIVTSVNEAWAAPGSLLDLFRESFNNGEGITHLLNHTLIVAVDPGAMSHCEAVHPHCYLLEVTSANVSSANGFFTESYLELVWAKLSLQQRVLQLGYNYLFTDVDVMWLRNPFRHISLYADMVVSTDRFSGDAEALTNAPNTGFYYVKSTNRTVEMLRRWRVARSRFPPTHDQAVFNEIKAELAAGELDIKFVFLDTTLFDGFCQFHSKMDRVCTMHANCCIGLENKVHDLGNMAADWKNYTNKVIPLEKRSHESRWTFPAKCEASMGHR; encoded by the exons ATGGCGATCGGCAAGAAGAGCAAGCAGCGCAATGGCGGCGTCAGCCACTCGGCCTCGTTCCTCCTCGGGGCTCTCCTGCCCaccctcctactcctcctcctcgcGTCCGATCGGGTCGAGGAGCGACTGACCGGCATATTCATATCCAGCTTGGGGAATGGATCGCCTCATCAGATGATTAGCCACGCCAACCTCTCGAGCGCGGAAAAG GACATGCAGGAGGAGAGATTCCCAGGGCTCGCAGAGCTGCTGCCAAAGGTGGCCACCGACGACGGGACGGTGATCGTAACGTCGGTGAACGAGGCGTGGGCGGCACCGGGCTCCCTCCTCGACCTATTTCGCGAGAGCTTCAACAACGGCGAGGGGATCACACACCTCCTCAACCACACCCTCATCGTGGCCGTTGACCCCGGCGCCATGTCCCACTGTGAGGCCGTGCACCCTCACTGCTACCTCCTCGAGGTCACGTCCGCCAATGTCAGCTCCGCCAACGGCTTCTTCACCGAAAGCTACCTTGAGCTCGTCTGGGCCAAGCTCTCCCTCCAGCAGCGCGTCCTCCAGCTTGGCTACAACTATCTTTTCACT GATGTGGATGTTATGTGGTTGCGTAACCCGTTCCGGCATATCAGCCTCTACGCCGACATGGTCGTCTCCACCGATCGCTTCAGTGGTGATGCGGAGGCGCTCACGAACGCACCCAACACCGGCTTCTACTACGTCAAGTCCACGAACCGGACGGTGGAAATGTTGAGGCGATGGCGCGTAGCGAGATCGCGGTTCCCACCGACCCACGACCAAGCGGTCTTCAACGAGATCAAGGCCGAGCTTGCCGCTGGCGAGCTGGACATCAAGTTCGTGTTCCTTGATACGACACTCTTCGATGGCTTCTGCCAGTTCCATAGCAAGATGGACAGAGTGTGCACGATGCACGCTAACTGCTGTATCGGGCTCGAGAACAAGGTGCATGACCTCGGAAACATGGCTGCCGACTGGAAAAACTACACGAACAAGGTGATACCATTGGAGAAGAGGAGTCACGAGTCGAGGTGGACGTTTCCTGCCAAGTGCGAGGCATCGATGGGACACCGCTAA